AACCGAATGAAGCGAACAAAACGAATGTTCTACATAACGCCtaactatatatacacacatgcATAAATTTATGCACATATCATAAAactagctattttttttttttttttttttttttttcacaatcTGTGTGATATAGCCAAACACTTATTCGTCGACTTTTCCACAACTAACAACTGACATAAATTCGGAGGAAGGATAAGGGGATCCATCATTATTTATGGGAGAAATGTctatttttgataaattatcGTCATTATGAGTTTGTGGTTCcattatattgttattttcattatcatcattttttatattactattttttgaACAATTTGAATTATTAAGTGTTACACTATTTTCgacattttcaaaattatatatttcttgaACTGAATTATTGTCCTGTAAAAATGGAACATTTTTAGTGTTTTCAGTATATAAATGGCTTgaactttttttttcgatttttatattatttcctATTAAATCTGTATTTCTTCtgttaattaatatattattattattatattcattaattttgtcaggataataaatttttccacaattattttgttcatgtGTCCCACTTTTaaaacatatacaattaattttttcaccACACATTTCATCGCCTAATTTTGTAACatcatttaaaattttctcattttctgttttattatttttaaaatttaaatatatattatttatactaAATCTATTTGGTTCTACATCATCATATATGTATTCCTTTTCCTCAttataagtattataacATCCTGAAAtgtcataattattttgtccacatatatttatttcatctttGCTATTTTTAACAATATTATGTTCCTTTGAAATTTTTCcttcatattttattgaaCGATCTTTTTCAGATAAACTATTTTGTCTTCCCCCACAGGTTCGACTAAATATATGACTGAAATCACATAACAAATTTTCTCCTCCACATAAAATAGAACCTAAATTATTAGCCATAtcataaatgaaaaaaaacaataaaaaaaaaaaaaaatataaaaaaaaataataatataaaaaataaagcaatTATaaccaaaaaaattatgaacaggACATAATAACGGTGTGTGTTAGGTTTTTTCAAATTGGTGCAAAATTAACTAAAATTTTGAACAATTTCTAAACGTATAAAGATTATCAgccaaattatataaatataattcattccaaataataataaaactttatttaaaaaactaAATTAATTcctttaaaaaagaaaatactaAATAGATAGTTTAgttgtaaaaataaagtagTTGCAAATACTAAgttcataaaatttacatatttttataggtACAACGAATAAGGAacgttttatatatatatatgtgtgtgcatCCATGTAAATTATTACATAggatttataaaaaaaatacacctAAATAATGAACAAATTAGGAGattaaaaatagaaaataaaaaaattacttatattatgtactatatatatatattacaatttttaacaCATCTTTAAATGGAGTTAAAaccttttttaaatataatttttatttccaaaaaaaaGATCGACAAcactataaaaaaaacttcTTAAAACacctttttattattattattattattttatttttttaaacgcacttttatataattaaaagtattttttagtaataaattttctaaaataataaaactttttttggagaaaaaaaattaatttccTTTAACAAATTAACTAAAccaattttaaaatatataatgaaaaaataaagttatacatatttttacaaCGTTTTTTTTGCTCTCTATATTTCTTAAGCGACTAAAAGTGGCAACATTGAAAATAATcaatattaacaaaataacaaaaaaacaaaataacaaaaaaacaaaaaaattataatttatagaaTGTCACAattcattaaaataatttaaacagGTACACTAATTACCGATAACtacaaataattaataaaaaataagaaaaattatatttgctattttcttcatcatttatAGTTCCTAAAGATTGTTCATATATAAACAGAAATAGTAGTcttgcattattattattataaaaacaacattatactaattaaaaatttataaccaaaatatagtaaaacataaaagaaaaagtgtaaattgtatatataccatattttatttgtcaTTCAGTAAATAActacaaatatatacatacgtGTGTGTGCACATACACATTAtcagtattttttttaatacccataataaaacataaaattaaatttaacaaactggaaaaaaaatagagaTCATATTGTTTTTCTTTGCGAATATATAGAACATAatcattttcatatatagtTAAAACTGCTTTATATTGTAttcttaaaataataaaagcgTGTGTTTTTTACTTTTGgaaaataatagtaaataaattatataaaaaaaaaattttacttATGGATTAACCTGACTTAGTCAgataaatttacaaaaaaaaacctGAACAATTCATGTgaaatttaattttgtatatttgataaaaaaaatttataccaaattttaaatgaattaacatctttttaattattatgaaaatagaataaatgcactatttttttttttttatttaattcttattttaatttaaaaaaattttattaaaagggactaaataaaaataattatattttaattttatttcaatgaccaaattaattaaatatataatttaaataagtacatttttcatattgaaaaaaatacatattaaaaataatatcttGTAAAAACCATCCTTGCGGGAGGGGCATTATCGCTGTAAATGACGACTAACGGATACGCGATTATTGCTAGTTGAAAACTACTCCAATTCCCGTCTCGATGCTTGAAAAAGCAGAGAGCAATTTTTGTAGCCTTTTTAAAGGCAAACAATTTTAACTTATCAacattttgcatatttttttaagggTAAAAGGCTCATTTATTATTGCATCGAATGGAAATATATAagtatgtacatatatatagtatgacatatatatagtatgtatatatatagtatgacatatataataatacatttcctgaacaaaaaaataaaatgagaGCTAGCcaatatgtgtatatatgttttagtggaaaaatattatttatgagTTATTTATTGGGTATTTCcgtttgttatattttttaacattttttttttttttatcaaatatattaggaaattataaaaaaaaaatgaagcaATTTTTtggaattatatataacttaaaatggaaaaaattcaaaagtTGTATTTACTTAATTGCTTAATTGCTTAATTGCTTAATTTTGTTCGAACAAATTTGGTatgatatttattatgtttataaaaataaagggaaaaatattgtttacgattttatataaaaaagggGTAATAACCTACAACTATATATAACTAGCTATTTATTTAGTTTTAATACCTTAATTAAACttgaaaaatttataacaatatttaatatgttttaattttGATTATGTCTCACTTAGGGGTTGTTTAATTcgcttattttattaaaaattgtatatatattattatatggtcATACAAATGTATACACATTTATGAATTTATTGGAACCATATTTTGTAATTAAGACTATGACTTTTggtcatttattttttatttctttttcctacattaataatcatatatatgtcacattttaaataataataataataaatatactcAAAGGAATATCCtatttaacaatttttatttgcatCAAATACAGTTCTTTTTCCATATCAcactatttaaaaaaaaaaaaaaaaaaaaaaaaaaaaaacggatAATTTTCTCCAAAGCAAATATTCTACTAGCTCTATaatgcatacatataataaatattttgttgAACTAactgaattttttttttctacattttAAAATCcaacaaattaataatattattatttaggccccatattaaaaattgtatttatataaaagtatatatatttttgtttccCTATTTGCAAAATCACTATCGAATttgctttaattttttaaatttcttttaagcttatttatttttgaatgTTTATAAGGTAAACATATTAGATTCTTATTtagttatatttatatgtaccATATGCAATAAAATTAGAATAAccaatatacttttattatctttaaaatGTAAGATCTCTGCATGTATAAGCGTGTGCATTTCCTCTAAATATGTAATGCttgtttttatcattttttaggaaaatttgaatttaaaaatataataataagagaaaaaaatgagttTTGAGATTCAAGAAGAATATTATGTTCCCCCAGAAGTCTTATTCAATGCATTTTCCGATGCATATACTTTAACAAGACTATCTCGAGGTTCTTTGGCGGAAGTTGTAATAGCATACgaaaaagaaatgaaaaaaaaaaaaaaaaaaaaaaaaaaaaaaaatccacaattttattaactttcattattttacatAACCCTTTTGATACGTTGTTTGGATATACATTATAGGATCTAAAAGTTGGAGGGAAGTTTACACTTTTTTCTGGAAGCATACATGGTGAATTTGTTAAGATTGATAAgccaaataaaataattcaaaaatgGAAATTTAAAGATTGGAATGATTTAGATTATAGTCAAGTAACAGTAGAATTTATACCCATAAAAGAAAACCATACATTGCTAAAATTGAGACATGAAAATATTCCCCAAACTAATAAATACAATGAAGGTTAGAAATGAACAACCGAGCGAGTGAACATATTAAagatttttacttttttactaaccatttccattttcattttcatttccaTTTTCATCTCCATTTCCACTTCCacattttactttttttaggAGGCATTTTAGAACGATGCAAATCTGGATGGGTGGAAAATTATTTACGAAATATTGAAATGGTATTGGGATatcctaaaaaaaaataaaaacatatcaGTGGAATTaagtttttttattcatgcgtatatgaaattatatataatcaattTATTCCCCAATATAAAAGCATGGTTAaaaaagtattatttttttattaagttCTTTATTCTAGTGATTGATTCttaaataattcatattattcgTCTAACTAGCTATTATTGAATCAGTttctttaacatttttaCACTCCTTATTTGTTCattcgttatttttttttttttttttttaactctttttgataataatacataCCTTATATTAAAACATGATCATAATTACAACTTTTCTGCTTAGAACGATATAAATTATCGCATTGTCATTAttaccattattattttgctataccattattattttactataccattattattttgctattaccattattattttgctataccattattattttgctattaccattattattttgctaTACCATTATTATcccattaatttttaaacctTCACAATATCTTTAAAAATACCTAAGCCATTTTCCATACATATGTTTTCAAACTAGCTATAGTTATAATCTTAAAACTggaacatattttatatccatcccattcaaataaataaacaaattaataacatacgaatgaatattttaaagaatgaaaagaataaatatgtataatcaACCCGATTGatctatatatacataaaataattgcttgatgtatttaaaaaaaaaaaaaaaaaaaaaaaatataattgcgaaaattataaaatttaattattttttttggtgagatttagtatatatattttttttttctatacatTTTTCTACATTTTGGGAACATTATCCATTTGAATTTTGGCTATAATTGGAtacaaacaaaaataatatattcctaaaagtaagaaaaaaaaatatgtactcactgtttattttgttttattatatacaataGCATATTCGAATGAATATGAAGTAACGTTTTaatcttaattttttaaagtcTCTCAAATTTATTGATTTTCCAAAaagcacaaaaaaaaaataagcagTATAACAGTGTAAGCAGTATAACAGTATAGCAGTATAACAGTGTTAGTATAAATGATATAAGGAACGTCCCAAGTTTCGCAGCGGTCAGTATATTATTGAAACGCGAAGAAGGAAAAGAGTTATAATTAGTTGAGAGGCAttgcttaaaaaaaatatatatatatatatatatatatataacaaaacCCTAATAGCagggaaaataatatattattcccgctaatcataataatatgtcAATTTTGTGTACAATAAGTGGGCAAACGCCCGAAGAGCCTGTAGTAAGTAAAACTggatatatttttgaaaaacgGTTAATtgaaaaacatattaaaaattatggaATATGCCCAATAAGTGGTGAAATATTAACTTTAGAAGATTTATATccaattaaaaatgaaaaatatgtaaaaccTAGGCCTATTACAGCTACAAGTATACCAGGATTATTATCAATTTTTCAAACGGAATGGGATTCAATGATATCTGAAATGTTCAATCTTAGAACCCATGTTAATGATGTTCGGAATCAACTGAGTCATAGTTTGTATCAATATGATGCAGCTACTAGAGTAATTGccaaattattaaaagaaaaaaataattatcaagaagaaataaataatttacgAAACCAAATtttacaattaaaaaatggaaatgatattttaaatgatttaGAAATTGGAATAAATGAAGACTTATTAAATGAAATGCAAAATATTGCAAAAGAATTATTAAtgaatagaaaaaaaagaaaagtaGAAAATGTTAACTCACCAAAtgaatggaaaaaaattacaGCTACTAATGAATTTAATATTCATTCATCTATAATACCAGGTGTAACTTGTTTAACCATAGATGTAAATAaactaaaatataattatgatgatgatcataaaaatcataattttttttcggGAGGAAAAGatggaaatatttattatgtctcattaaataacaataaaattatatcaaAATTACAAggtcatttaaaaaaagttaattCAATTATTTCACATCCATCAAATTCTATATGTATTTCTGGATCAAATGATAAAACTATTCGAATATGGAAAGGTGATCCTGATACAAATGAATATGTAACATCACATATTATCACAAAACataaagataaaattaattcttTATCATTACATCCTcttgaaaattattttataagttcATCAAACGATAGCATATGGATACTTCATGATATGGAAACAGGAAAAACTATTAAAACATGCAAAAGTAGTCCAAGcccttttaaaaatttatcaaTACATCCTGATGGAATGATGTTTGGTATAGGATCAGAAGATtcgaatatttatatatacgaTATTAAAAGTCAAGAATATAAAGCATCATTAACAGGTCATACTAAATCTATAGAATCTATTTCATTTAGTGAAAATGGATATTATTTAGCATCTATTTCTAAAGATAATACACTAAAATTATGGGATTTAAGAAAAGCTACAACTTTCCAAACTATCGAATTAGAGAATACTCCAAAACATATCACTTTTGACTATTCTGGAAAATATCTATCTCTTTCAGTAGGAAATgatatacaaatttttaatttcgaAACAAAAAATCAAGCAAGCTTAATTACCACACTTTCATCACATACAGATATAGTTACACAAACATGTTTTGGTAGTAGAACATCATACTTATTATCAAGTTCGATGGATAAAACTGTTAAGTTATGGAGTTGATCAAATTCCTTAATTATATGACTATGCATGTGTTGTcccattttatatataccatGTGATAAATGAAGAAATGAGAAAGACCGATAAATTGATGATTCTAACTATCACACAACAATTATGTGTATCCATTGGCATGTATATTTGAATcacaatttattttatatcttGCCATGTTATtttatcgttttttttttttttttttttttttttcattttgtagCATTCTAcctttttaattttactttgtttttattatacatCATATATGCGCATAATTGTTCATATGCGTGACCAttatcattttatataattctaaacttttaattttttaaaacacatataaaaagaaaaatcgttgatttaaaaaatccaATGAacacatatacatatatatgatcATTCATGGATACTACAAACGATGTAACCTgtatttgtaaaaaaaaaaaaaaagtttttcTATAACatttgataaattatataattcgGTCTTCCATCcaaattatattcattttgctttcacttttattttttttagtatcATCCAttgttttacattttttttattatatattttttttacattatatggttaatatattaaaaatgtactacttatttatataaaaatgtactacttatttatgcaaaatatactatttatttatacaaaataatgttttattcttttttcttttgtgTGTGTCTACATATATTTTGTGGAAAATTTTAtggaatttaaaaaaagaaatttcaTGATCCGACTTGtttcaattattattttcgatCTTCTAAATTATTTCGAATTTTAGGAAAAGATTAATTCTTTCTCTTTATTTGGTTCtttcaatttttattaaacataattaatatggaatttttaaaatataaatatatttgttttattttattattttatttaattttatttattttatcaattttatgaattgttcatatttatttaccatttatttttttttattttttttttttgtgtgtgcgttcatatatattttcccaaTTGCATTTATTCCTGTACAAATTACACATTGcttgttcataattatttcatTAGATTTTCATAGTTTtcttttgttaataaaatattttatttaaatgtacatattagtatagaaaaaaaatagctaaaataatacaactttttttattttatatatgttatttatTCTTTTCCTAAAACAACGTTTCTACGAGCTACGTGATTTTGCAAAATTTGCAACcacataatttataatttgatatatattaattttgaaacaaataaaatgtactaatatgtatattaatgtattaaaatataaatttcattttaaaaaaaaaatagttacacaaagttaatataatattacaattgagctttaaataaaatattttacaattttgCCATTTTGTTGTCTTAAGACAATAACTAAAAAAAACgaacttatttattttctacaaattatattttcatttatgcTTTATCgaattgtataaatatataataatttttttgtaaaaaaaatatatgcgtTTGTTTATTTGTTGTTATATCACCATTTTGTAATATCGATTAATGTTTGTTCatattcttatatatttcaagtatttttttccataaatTTATATGGGAAGTTTTTAAATTCGTGGCTGTAATCAAGTATACCCCCTCTCATTGCTAATACGCAAATGTGCTAAATCGCGTTAATAAAAACATGAAGGTAacattatattgtattaatttgtgtgcatatatacacatacatACATGTGTATTACACAGTtcctttttatataattgcaAATAGGAAGACATTTCACTAATTTTGCTATTTTAACAGGTATTTAATGATCCGCGTAATAGTACAAAGAGTGGACCCCCCATGAAGTTCCATAATTTTAACATAAATGATttgaataaattaaaaattaatgatgATACGATTTTCGAAAATGAAACATATGATAATGATTTTGATAATGAAACTcatgaattttataattcaaaatatatgaataatacaaataagcAAGTTTTCCCTTATGAaacattatataatattgaagCCCATTTTGGtcatttaaataaaacaggaagaaattatgaaaataaattagcAAATGAGAATGATttgatttttaaaaatgaaatgttAAAAAACTTATTAAACAGTTCTCAAAAAGTTAAAGATATGCAaagaaaattaattaatGTTGATGAAAGAAATTTTATTCAAGTACTACCACCAGAATCAAAAAGATTATATTCCATTCCAAGAGAATTTCCAAACAcgcatattaatataaaagagAATAAAGATGCTAATTATaactatataaataataaaaatcataTCATAAGAAACACCAATAAGCttttacataataataaagaatatgAAGGTAATgtagtaatacataaaaacaaatatgaaaatagaaatgtaaataataacaacatTTCAATACAAAACAAATCAAATTTAGAAACAATTCCAAAAGTAAATAATCCCGAAATAGGAGAAATCAAAGTTAATATAGATGATATCAAAACTGGTTTATTGTCATATTATTCAAATGTTTTTTCGTTAGACCATTATGATATAGAAGATcgattaaatattttaaagtatgGTAAAAAACAAGATGCGTCCaatgatattaaatattcttatataaataga
The Plasmodium yoelii strain 17X genome assembly, chromosome: 4 genome window above contains:
- a CDS encoding activator of Hsp90 ATPase, putative, whose product is MSFEIQEEYYVPPEVLFNAFSDAYTLTRLSRGSLAEVDLKVGGKFTLFSGSIHGEFVKIDKPNKIIQKWKFKDWNDLDYSQVTVEFIPIKENHTLLKLRHENIPQTNKYNEGGILERCKSGWVENYLRNIEMVLGYPKKK
- a CDS encoding pre-mRNA-processing factor 19, putative, encoding MSILCTISGQTPEEPVVSKTGYIFEKRLIEKHIKNYGICPISGEILTLEDLYPIKNEKYVKPRPITATSIPGLLSIFQTEWDSMISEMFNLRTHVNDVRNQLSHSLYQYDAATRVIAKLLKEKNNYQEEINNLRNQILQLKNGNDILNDLEIGINEDLLNEMQNIAKELLMNRKKRKVENVNSPNEWKKITATNEFNIHSSIIPGVTCLTIDVNKLKYNYDDDHKNHNFFSGGKDGNIYYVSLNNNKIISKLQGHLKKVNSIISHPSNSICISGSNDKTIRIWKGDPDTNEYVTSHIITKHKDKINSLSLHPLENYFISSSNDSIWILHDMETGKTIKTCKSSPSPFKNLSIHPDGMMFGIGSEDSNIYIYDIKSQEYKASLTGHTKSIESISFSENGYYLASISKDNTLKLWDLRKATTFQTIELENTPKHITFDYSGKYLSLSVGNDIQIFNFETKNQASLITTLSSHTDIVTQTCFGSRTSYLLSSSMDKTVKLWS